One stretch of Saccharomonospora xinjiangensis XJ-54 DNA includes these proteins:
- a CDS encoding MCE family protein, with translation MTSFSKRNPVPIALVGLTLMLLGTLAALNSDDLPLLGGGTTYRAEFSEAAGLRTDDEVRIAGVKVGQVTDIELDGAKVLVSFKVSDAWLGDRTAAEIKIKTLLGQKYLSLDPVGENTLDPNDTIPLDRTAAPYDVLDAFRDLSETVDEIDVDQLAQSFDALSETFADTPDDVRGALDGLSKLSDTIASRDAQLAELLDGTRQVSQTLADRDAELATLIEDGNALLEELSAREEAIRAMLDGTRELSSQLRGLVDDNEEQLDPVLRQLDQLTDMLERNQESLSEGIANFAPFVRVFNNTIGNGRWFDNYICGLLLPSIGPLNEEGCNAR, from the coding sequence ATGACCAGTTTCTCCAAGCGCAACCCCGTGCCCATCGCACTCGTGGGGCTCACACTGATGCTGCTCGGCACGCTCGCCGCCCTCAATTCCGACGACCTGCCGCTGCTCGGCGGCGGCACCACCTACCGCGCCGAGTTCAGCGAGGCAGCCGGGTTGCGCACCGACGACGAGGTGCGTATCGCCGGGGTGAAGGTCGGCCAGGTTACGGACATCGAACTCGACGGTGCGAAGGTCCTGGTGTCCTTCAAGGTCTCCGACGCATGGCTCGGAGACCGCACAGCAGCCGAAATCAAGATAAAAACTCTGCTCGGCCAGAAGTATCTCTCCCTCGACCCCGTCGGCGAGAACACCCTCGACCCGAACGACACCATCCCGCTCGACCGCACCGCAGCGCCCTACGACGTGCTCGACGCGTTCCGCGACCTTTCGGAGACGGTGGACGAAATCGACGTCGATCAACTCGCGCAGAGCTTCGACGCGCTGTCCGAAACCTTCGCCGACACCCCCGACGACGTGCGCGGCGCGCTGGACGGGCTGTCGAAGCTGTCCGACACCATCGCCTCCCGCGACGCGCAGCTCGCAGAACTCCTCGACGGCACCCGCCAGGTCAGCCAGACCCTCGCCGACAGGGACGCCGAACTCGCCACCCTCATCGAGGACGGCAACGCGCTGCTGGAAGAGCTGTCGGCTCGCGAGGAGGCGATCCGCGCGATGCTGGACGGCACCCGCGAACTGTCGAGCCAGCTCCGCGGCCTCGTTGACGACAACGAAGAGCAACTCGACCCCGTACTCCGGCAACTCGACCAGCTCACCGACATGCTCGAACGCAACCAGGAATCGCTGTCGGAAGGCATCGCGAACTTCGCGCCGTTCGTCAGGGTCTTCAACAACACCATCGGCAACGGCCGCTGGTTCGACAACTACA